The DNA segment GTTGCAGATTTGAACAGCGCCTGACCTCGGCCCTGTTCAGCGAATCACCAGATCTGCAATCGGGCCGTGATGGACATCAACATGCCCCTGCTAGCCGCGTCCAGCCTGGGCGCTACAGCAGCGGAATCAGCCTTTCCCTGGCTGAGCCTGATCGTGCTGCTGCCGGCAGCAGTCGCCCTTGTAATGCCGCTGCTGCCAGGAGATGGCAGCGACCCCAAGTGGCCCCGCACCCTGGCCCTCGCCACCCTGGCAATTGACCTTGGTCTAATGGTGTTCTGCTTTAGCAGGCACTTCGATGGCTCCAGCAGTGATTTGCAACTGGTCGAAAGGGTCAGTTGGGTGCCGGCCATGGGCCTGGAGTGGTCCCTGGCGGCTGATGGCCTCTCAACACCATTGGTACTGCTCTCAGGCCTGGTAACCCTGCTTTCGGTGGCGGCCAGCTGGAACATAAAGAGCAAAACCCGCCTTTATTTCGCCCTGATGCTGGTTCAGGCCTCAGCCCAGGGCCTTGTTTTTCTCTCCCAAGACTTTCTACTTTTCTTCCTTGCCTGGGAGCTTGAGCTAGTTCCTGTATATCTATTAATCGCGATCTGGGGTGGCAAGCAACGACAATACGCGGCCACCAAGTTTATTTTATATACCGCCACAGCCTCCCTGCTCATCTTGTTGAGCGGCCTTGCTCTTGCTTTCTCAGGCGACAGCTTCAGCTTCAACCTCTCAGAGCTAGCCAGCCGTTCCCCCGGTGGCACCTTTGGCCTGCTCTGCTATCTGGGCTTCCTGGTGGGTTTCGGGGTGAAATTGCCAATGTTCCCCCTCCACACCTGGTTACCCGACGCCCACGGTGAAGCAAATGCGCCCGTATCGATGCTGCTGGCAGGAGTGCTGCTGAAAATGGGTGGCTACGCCCTTCTGCGCTTCAACGTGCAGATGCTTCCGGAGGTGCATCTGAGGCTGGCACCAGCCCTAATTGTGCTCGGCATCGTCAACATCGTCTACGGCGCCCTGAATGCTTTTGCCCAGGACAACGTCAAACGGCGCATTGCCTGCAGCTCCGTGAGCCACATGGGTTTTGTGCTGCTCGGTATTGGTGCAGTAGATGCCCTTGGCATCAGCGGCGCCATGCTGCAGATGATCAGTCATGGCCTGATCGCAGCTGCCATGTTCTTTGTTACCGGGGTGTTTTACGAACGCACCGAAACCCTTTCAATCCCCAACATGGGCGGCCTCGCCAAAGCCCTGCCGATCACCTTCGCCTTTTTCCTTGCCAGCTCTCTTGCTTCCCTTGCCCTGCCAGGCATGAGTGGCTTTGTGAGCGAGATCACGGTGTTTCTCGGCATCACCGCAAACGACGGCTTCACCATCGGTTTCCGGGTGATCGCCATCGTGCTGGCGGCGATCGGACTAGTGCTAACCCCTGTTTATCTGCTCAGCCTCTGCCGCCGGGTGTTCTTCGGTCCGAGAATTCCGGCCCTAGCAGTGGTTGGAGACATGCGTCCGCGGGAGCTTTTTATTGGTCTCACGCTGCTGATACCAACCCTGGCGATTGGCTTTTGGCCGCGGCTAGCAATTGATGTCTATGAGGCCTCAACCAACGCCCTGGCCCAGCAATTGAGTGCAACTGCCCTGGTTGCCATGGGCCGGGTCACCGCCCTGGGCTAGTTCACAAAAGCTTGTTGGATCGGCTGGAATAGGTGCACTAAATCCCCCATCCATGACCCTGAGCGTACCCCTGCCCTTGCTGGTTGGTCAGGGGCTTCCGCCCTTCGATGCGATCACGCCGGAGCAGGTAGAGCAGGCGATCCCTGCCTTACTAAGCGAGCTAAACGAATCGCTCTCCGCCCTGGAAGCCACGCTGGAATTGCGCTTAGGCCAATCCGAGTCGCTCCGCTGGGAGGAGGTTATGGAGCCTCTGCACCAGCTAGGCGAGCGGTTGCGCTGGAGCTGGGGGGTGGTGAGCCATCTCAATGGCGTCTGCAACACACCAGCGCTGAGGGAAGCCCACCAACAGCAGCAGGGGGCCGTGGTGCAATTCGGCAACCGCGCTGGGCAATCGCGAGCGATATATCGGGCTCTCAAGGCACTGCAAGCCAATCCCAGCCAGCTCGATGCCACCCAAATGCGCATCCTGGGGGCGGAGCTACGGGACATGCAATTGCGGGGCGTGGGCCTGGAGGGGCAGGAGCAGCAAGCCTTCAACGCCGCCTGTGAGCGGCTCGCCGAACTCGCCACCGCCTTCGGCAACCACGTGCTCGATGCCACCAACGGCTGGAGCCTCACTTTGAACAGCGAAGACGAACTGGCCGGCTTACCAGCCAGCCTGCGGCAGCTGCTGGCCCAAGCTGCGACAGATGCTGGTGAAAGCGGCTGGCGCCTGGGGCTAGACATGCCCAGGGTGGTGCCCTTTCTAAAATTCAGTGAGCGCCGGGACCTGCGCGAAAAGGTCTACCGCGCCCAGGTGGGCAGGGCAGCAAGCGGCGAACTGGATAACAATCCCCTGATTGCCCAAACCCTGGAGCTGAAGTTGAAACAAGCCCAGCTGCTGGGCTATGCCAACTGGGCCGAGGTAAGCCTGGCCTCGAAAATGGCCGGCTCGGTGCATGAGGTGGAAGGCCTACTTGAAGACCTGCGCGCTGCAGCCTTTCCAGTGGCCCAGCAAGAGCTCGCCGCCCTTGCTGCCTGCGCAAGCCGTCACGGAGCACCAGAGGCAGCTGAGTTGAAGCCCTGGGACGTGAGCTATTGGGCAGAGGTGCTGCGGCAAGAGAGTTTCGAGCTCAACAGCGAGGCGCTTAGACCCTGGTTTTCCCTGGAGCAGGTACTGCAAGGGCTATTTGTTCTTTGCCAGCGCCTATTCGATATACAAATAGTGGCAGCCGATGGGGAGGCGCCGATCTGGCATAGCGACGTGCGCTACTTCCGAGTGCTCGAAGCCTGTAACGGGGAGCCCCTAGCAGGCTTTTACCTTGATCCCTATAGCCGCCCTGGCAGCAAGCGCGGTGGAGCCTGGATGGATGAATGCCTCGGCCGCTCCCGCAGCGCCAGCGGCGAGCCTGTGTTGCCGGTGGCCTACTTGATCTGCAACCAGAGCCCACCGGTAGGGGACACCCCCAGCCTGATGACCTTCGACGAGGTGGAAACCCTCTTCCACGAATTTGGCCATGGCCTCCAGCACATGCTCACCACGGTGGAGCGGCCCCAGGCCGCCGGTATCAACAACGTGGAGTGGGACGCGGTAGAGCTACCCAGCCAATTCATGGAGAACTGGTGCTATGACCGGGCCACCTTGATGGGCATGGCACGCCACTGGCAGAGCGGCGAACTGCTACCGGAGGCCGAATACCAGAAGCTGCTGGCAGCCCGCACCTTCATGGCTGGCGGCGCCACCCTGCGCCAGGTGCACTTCGCCCTCACCGATCTACGCCTGCACAGCCAGTGGACCCCCGAAAGCGGTGAGAGTCCAGATCAACTGCGACGCCAGATCGCAGCCACCACAACGGTGCTGGAGCCCATTGCCGAGGATGCCTTCCTCTGCGCTTTCAGCCATATTTTTGCCGGCGGCTATGCGGCCGGCTACTACTCCTACAAGTGGGCCGAGGTGCTCAGCGCCGATGCCTTCAGTGCCTTCGAGGAGGTGGGCCTGGAGCAGGAGGAGGAGATCGTTGCTACCGGCCGCCGTTTCCGCGACACCGTGCTCAGCCTCGGCGGCAGCCGCTCCCCAGCGGAGGTGTTCGAAGCCTTCCGGGGGCGTCAGCCAAGCAGCGAGGCTCTGATCCGCCACTCCGGGCTGGTGGCCGCCTGATGGGAGACTCCGCTCCAGATCTGAACGCCATCGCCAGTCGCTTTGACCTTCCCGCAGCGGTGACCACAATCACC comes from the Cyanobium sp. Tous-M-B4 genome and includes:
- a CDS encoding NAD(P)H-quinone oxidoreductase subunit 4, translating into MDINMPLLAASSLGATAAESAFPWLSLIVLLPAAVALVMPLLPGDGSDPKWPRTLALATLAIDLGLMVFCFSRHFDGSSSDLQLVERVSWVPAMGLEWSLAADGLSTPLVLLSGLVTLLSVAASWNIKSKTRLYFALMLVQASAQGLVFLSQDFLLFFLAWELELVPVYLLIAIWGGKQRQYAATKFILYTATASLLILLSGLALAFSGDSFSFNLSELASRSPGGTFGLLCYLGFLVGFGVKLPMFPLHTWLPDAHGEANAPVSMLLAGVLLKMGGYALLRFNVQMLPEVHLRLAPALIVLGIVNIVYGALNAFAQDNVKRRIACSSVSHMGFVLLGIGAVDALGISGAMLQMISHGLIAAAMFFVTGVFYERTETLSIPNMGGLAKALPITFAFFLASSLASLALPGMSGFVSEITVFLGITANDGFTIGFRVIAIVLAAIGLVLTPVYLLSLCRRVFFGPRIPALAVVGDMRPRELFIGLTLLIPTLAIGFWPRLAIDVYEASTNALAQQLSATALVAMGRVTALG
- a CDS encoding M3 family metallopeptidase, producing MTLSVPLPLLVGQGLPPFDAITPEQVEQAIPALLSELNESLSALEATLELRLGQSESLRWEEVMEPLHQLGERLRWSWGVVSHLNGVCNTPALREAHQQQQGAVVQFGNRAGQSRAIYRALKALQANPSQLDATQMRILGAELRDMQLRGVGLEGQEQQAFNAACERLAELATAFGNHVLDATNGWSLTLNSEDELAGLPASLRQLLAQAATDAGESGWRLGLDMPRVVPFLKFSERRDLREKVYRAQVGRAASGELDNNPLIAQTLELKLKQAQLLGYANWAEVSLASKMAGSVHEVEGLLEDLRAAAFPVAQQELAALAACASRHGAPEAAELKPWDVSYWAEVLRQESFELNSEALRPWFSLEQVLQGLFVLCQRLFDIQIVAADGEAPIWHSDVRYFRVLEACNGEPLAGFYLDPYSRPGSKRGGAWMDECLGRSRSASGEPVLPVAYLICNQSPPVGDTPSLMTFDEVETLFHEFGHGLQHMLTTVERPQAAGINNVEWDAVELPSQFMENWCYDRATLMGMARHWQSGELLPEAEYQKLLAARTFMAGGATLRQVHFALTDLRLHSQWTPESGESPDQLRRQIAATTTVLEPIAEDAFLCAFSHIFAGGYAAGYYSYKWAEVLSADAFSAFEEVGLEQEEEIVATGRRFRDTVLSLGGSRSPAEVFEAFRGRQPSSEALIRHSGLVAA